Genomic window (Nicotiana sylvestris chromosome 7, ASM39365v2, whole genome shotgun sequence):
AAGCTCTTAGATGTACATCTGCAGACTTATCATTGTGGACTTAGAAGTTTGCTTGACTTGTAGACCTAAGAAGAAATTCAATTCCCCCAttatgctcatttcaaactcacttcccatgagttttgtaAATTTATAACACAAAGAATCATTTGTTTCTCTGAGGATAATTTCATTAACATAGACTTGCACTATAAGCAGGTTCCTCTCTTGTTTCTTCAAAAATAGGGCGTTGTCAATTTTTCCTTTTGTAAAGCCATTTTCTAGAAGAAACTTGGATAGCCATTCATACCATGCACGAGGAGCCTGCTTTAGTCCATATAATGACTTATCAAGTTTAAACACATGCTTAGGATGCTCATGACACTCGAAACTAAGTAGTTGGTTGATGAAAATTTGTTGTTTAGAAAGCCATTCATAAATGCacttttcacatccatttgaaaCAATTTCCATATGAGATCCAAAGGCAATGAGGATTCTGACTGCATCCATTTgagcaactggagcaaaagtttcATCATAGTTAGTTCCTTCTTCTTGATTGTACCCTTGAACTACTAGCCTTGCCTTATTTCTTGTGGTGTTTCAAaactcatcaagtttgtttctaaaTACCCACCTGGCTCCTATGACAGTTTTGTCAGCAGGTCGAGGAACTAGGTGTCATACACTGTTCCTCCCAAATTGATGGAGTTCATCCTGCATAGCCGTAATCCAATTATCATCTTTCAatgcttccttgatatttttgagCTCAATTTGAGAGAGAAATGCTGAGAAGGTAGGTGAATTTCTTGACTTTGATCTAGTTTGAATTCCTTAGTCAAGAGTGGTGATCACATTTTGAAAAGGGTGTGAGCTTTTGTGCTTCCAATTGGACACCTGAATCTCATTATGAGAGGATCCAGGTTCTTCTAGATATGATTCGTGTGTCATGTTTCTCACCTCAGCTGTTGGAGTTCCATGTACATCATCTACAACTTTGTTTTCTGCTTTAGGTGTCATGATTGGGGGACTAGGTTCCTCTAAGTTAGTTGGAGATTCAGTTATGCCATTGTTATTTGATTCCTTGACTTGACTCATCATATTGGCCTTTCCATTTGCCATATCAATGACTTCACCAGAGACATTTGATAGCTCTACATCTTGATCATCCTTATCGTGTGCAGCTCTTCCAAGAGGGTGTTGTGCTTTGTCAAAGATCACATGTATGTTTTTCTCAACACATTgagttcttttgttgtacacCTTGTAGGCTTTACTTTGTGATGAATATCCaagaaatattccttcatcactcttggcatcaaattttACCAGAGCTTCATTACTATTATTGAGGACAAAGCATTTGCAACCAAATGTCCTCAAGTGTGTTAGCTTAGGTTTTATCCCATTCAGCAGTTCATATAGGGTTTTTATTTAGGAGGGACATGATCATACACCTGCTCATTAAGTAGCATGTAGTGTTGACTGCCTCTGCCTAGAAACCTTTTGGAACACTACTATCAATTAGCATTGTCTTACACATATCTGCAAGAGTCCTATTTTTCCTCTCCACAACGTCCTTTTATTGAGGTGTTCTTGGACTAAAAAATTGTGACTTATACCATTATGAGCACAAAACTCGTCGAACTTTGCATTGTCGAATTTTGTGCCATGATCAAATCTTATACTCACCACATTATGGATCATCTTTACTTGAATCTTCTTCACAAAAGCAGCAAACACTGAAAAATTCTCATATTTGGTTATGAGGAACAaggtccatgtgaatctggagttGTCATCCACAATGACGAAAATGTACTTCTTTCCTCCTTtactttgcactctcataggtccACATAGATCTATATGGAGAAGATCAAGTGACCTTGAGGTGCGTACTTCCTTTTTGGGTTTGAAGGAGGACCTGATCTGCTTCCTATTTGCACATGCATTACACACCTTGTGATCTTTGAAGCTTGACTTAGGCAGtccacgaaccaggtccttcttgaCCAACTTGTTTAGCAATGTAAAACTTGCATAGCCCAACCTTCTATGCCACAATTCAGCATCATCATCCACAGTGCTCAGACATGTGACATTCCCATTATGTAGGGACTCAAAATCATCGACATAGATATTTTTATATCTTTTTGCCATCAGGATCACCTTACCAGTCACAAGGTTTGTGACTGTGCAAATTTTTTACACAATGTCCACCTTGTTGCCTTTGTCGCAGATCTGAGAAACACTCAGCAAGCTATACTTCAAGCCATTCACGTAATACGCATTCTCAATTGAGTGAGTGAGAGACTTCCTAATTCTTCCTACTCCCAGAATGTATCCCTTTTTGTCATTGCCAAAGAACACACTCCCTCCTTGCCGGGCTTTGAGTGAAAGGAAGTCATTAGttcttccagtcatatgcttCGAGCAACCACTATCCATATACCATCTTTGGCTGCTTCCTTTCACTACTCCCTACACAAGAGAATCGGggattagacttaggaacccaaacaagtttgggtcccttgtaataaGGTAAAAGGGTAAATCAATGTTTTTTTTGTCCAAGCAGGCATCACACGTTTGTTATATGAGGGACTAGGTTTTTTAGCAATAGTTACTTTTTTCagcaaaaactttatttttctgcttggactgGAATCTAGATTTACATGTTCCTTTGAAATATGCAGTGTTAACACCATGAGTGCAGAGCCAGTTATTAGGTACAATAACATACTTGCTATGCGGGTCATagggtttttttctttttggaaccCGATTCCTTACCTGTTCCCCCCATTGTTCTT
Coding sequences:
- the LOC138872515 gene encoding uncharacterized protein yields the protein MNTQKVKEVASEAHLRLENELKSMKSSMCAELERNRQLQEDLGRVKNDIEKSLKWTWPYDAITAMYKNNGGNRFQSKQKNKGVVKGSSQRWYMDSGCSKHMTGRTNDFLSLKARQGGSVFFGNDKKGYILGVGRIRKSLTHSIENAYYVNGLKYSLLSVSQICDKGNKVDIV